A single Desulfovibrio piger DNA region contains:
- a CDS encoding aldolase/citrate lyase family protein produces MASTKLIRTSLYASGASPVNMIQAVFYNQDCMVYDLEDSVPLTEKDSARFLVCNMVRLKRPRDKYVLIRVNGIYSEFFDEDLEAAVRARPDALRIPKVEYAREVHDIVARVARIEQAAGIPEGETKLWCNIESHIGVLNAREIAEADPRVVVLALGAEDFTASMHARRTKAGWEIFYARNAVLMACRAAGKGCVDAVFSDINDAEGLQADAEITKTLGFDGKTVVHPRQIDTVNALFTPTQKEINHAIRVLDAIEEGKKRNKGAVTLDGSMLDMPMVIRAENVIALARAAGIKIGGKYDER; encoded by the coding sequence ATGGCCAGCACTAAGCTCATCAGGACATCGCTCTATGCCAGCGGCGCGTCGCCCGTGAACATGATCCAGGCCGTTTTCTACAACCAGGACTGCATGGTCTATGACCTGGAAGATTCCGTGCCCCTGACGGAAAAGGACAGCGCGCGTTTCCTCGTCTGCAACATGGTCCGCCTGAAGCGCCCCAGGGACAAGTACGTCCTGATCCGCGTCAACGGCATCTATTCCGAATTCTTCGACGAGGACCTGGAAGCCGCCGTGCGCGCCAGGCCCGATGCCCTGCGCATCCCCAAGGTCGAGTACGCCCGGGAGGTGCACGACATCGTGGCCAGGGTGGCCCGCATCGAGCAGGCGGCCGGCATCCCCGAAGGCGAGACAAAGCTCTGGTGCAACATCGAATCCCATATCGGGGTCCTGAACGCCCGGGAAATCGCCGAAGCCGATCCGCGCGTGGTGGTCCTGGCCCTGGGGGCCGAGGACTTTACGGCGAGCATGCACGCCCGCCGCACCAAGGCCGGCTGGGAGATCTTTTATGCCCGCAACGCCGTGCTGATGGCCTGCCGCGCCGCCGGCAAGGGCTGCGTGGACGCCGTCTTCTCCGACATCAATGACGCCGAGGGCCTTCAGGCCGACGCAGAGATCACCAAGACGCTGGGCTTCGACGGCAAGACCGTGGTGCATCCGCGCCAGATCGATACGGTGAACGCCCTGTTCACCCCCACACAGAAAGAAATCAACCACGCCATCCGGGTGCTGGACGCCATCGAGGAAGGCAAAAAGCGCAACAAGGGCGCCGTGACCCTCGATGGCAGCATGCTGGACATGCCCATGGTCATCCGGGCCGAGAACGTCATTGCCCTCGCCAGGGCCGCGGGCATCAAGATCGGAGGGAAGTACGATGAGCGTTAA
- the citD gene encoding citrate lyase acyl carrier protein translates to MLKLKKAAIAGTLESSDVQVSIAPNEEGGRKIELQSVVRMQFGESILATVHRVLDEFDVQDAVVRLNDKGAIDIVIMSRMQAAICRAAAIAYDWAKEDPHGQH, encoded by the coding sequence ATGCTGAAACTCAAAAAGGCGGCCATAGCCGGGACATTGGAGTCCAGCGATGTGCAGGTATCCATTGCGCCGAACGAGGAAGGAGGACGCAAGATCGAGTTGCAGAGCGTCGTCAGGATGCAGTTCGGGGAATCGATCCTGGCGACAGTGCATCGCGTCCTGGATGAATTCGATGTGCAGGACGCCGTTGTGCGCCTCAACGACAAGGGGGCCATCGACATCGTGATCATGTCACGGATGCAGGCGGCCATCTGCCGGGCCGCCGCGATCGCCTACGACTGGGCGAAGGAGGATCCCCATGGCCAGCACTAA